From the Armatimonadota bacterium genome, the window GCAGTTTCGGGTAGAAGTAGGTAGATTTGGGAGGCATCTTTTCTCCAGCCAGAGCCACTTCGCGTACCTCCTGTACCGTCGGCGGCTTCAGCAGGAAGGCGACTGCTGCTTCGCCACGCGACACCCATTGTATCGCTTCCGACTCATCGCGCGTGTAGCGGATACCCTCGGCGCGTTCCAGATGGTGCTGCGTGATGCCGAACAAAGGCTCCAGCACCAGTGCCTGCAATAGCGTCACGTCCAGGTGACGAAACGTGAGGCTACGCTCGCCGGATACAAGCGTCTCGGGCACAGCATCCTCCTTAAGCCATGCGGTAAACGCCTTGTCTGCCTGCATAACCACCGCAAAGCCTTTGCGTGACGCGCTTTTGTGCAGACAGTGCACTGCTTCTGGAGCGGCGCACGGATGTATTTCAAACCACTGCGCGAGGTAATCAGGCAGCTGATTCAGGGTCTCTTCCGATGCCTGCAGCACCGCGCGATGCGTGGGCAATATCACCACGCCCGGGTCCTCGAAAGACGTTAGTGCAATCATCAGCCAGTCGTAGGGTTGTAGCTGCTCCGGATTTGCTTCGGCAGCACGCCGCTCACGCCGGTATTGCAGGCAAGTTTCGTAGCGGTGGTGCCCATCTGCGATCCACACCCGTGAAGGTGCTACCAGGGCGGTCAGGTGTTCCAGCGCAGAGGCCTCCTCTATTCGATACAGGCGGTGCAAACCATCGGTGTACTCCACCTCCGCCACTATGGGAGCAACATGTGCCAGATCCTCCAGCACAGGGAACAGACCGCCTTCCACCAGTCCGTAGATGGGTTCCAGATTGGCTTCAGTAGCGCGCAGCAGCTGCAGACGGTCCTCCTTCGCCCGCGCCTGCGTGTTCTCGTGGGGTAACACCACGCCCGAATCGTACTCTTCCAGTGCCATCAGGCATACGAGAGCAAGGCGCCGATGAGGTCGTCCTGTCGCAGGATGCGAGAACTGCTGCTCCAGCAGGTACATCACCGGAGAGGGCTCTGCTCGGAGCACGCCCTGCTGTTGCCATTCGCGCCACAGTTTGGCTGCCTCCTCGTAGCTATCAGGGAGGGTGAGATGAGTGATATTGTAGGGGAACTGCCGGAGCGTAAAAAGCTCCGGCGGGGTAATCACATCGTATGGCGGCGCGACGCACTGCCGCAGTTCGGCAAGGGTGTAGCGTACGCCGTGAAAGGGGGCAATGCGCGCCATGAGGCTACAGCAACGCCTCCAGTTTTTGCACAATCGTTTGCTTGGGCACCACGCCCACTATCATATCCTGCACCTTACCGTCCTTGAAAAACAGCAGGGTGGGTATGCTCTGGATGCCATAGCGCAGTGCCAGCTCCGGTTCCTCGTCTACGTTCACTTTGACCACCTTCGCTCTGCCGGCGTACTCCTGCGAGATGGCGTCCACGTGCGGGGCGATCGCCTTGCAGGGACCGCACCACACCGCCCAGAAGTCCACCAGCACGGGCACGCTGGACTGCAGCACTTCTGCGTCAAACTGGTCTGTGGTCACATGGGTTGCGTTCATTGCTGCCTCCTGCCAAAAAACTCACGTCCTCATTATGGGGGATAAAAGGGCGTTTTGTCAACCGATAACGAGGGTGTTCGAAATTGCTGGTTGAATGGATAGATAACCTAACCCCCTTGCCCCCTTCCCTGCAAGGGAAGGGGGAACGCCCCTCTCCTCGCAGGAGAGGGGACGGGGGTGAGGTAAGGCAGGGATAGCAAGAACGCCTCTCTCCTTGCGCTACAACCAACTTCTCAACAATTCTCGAACACCCTCACCGATAACGGCTTGCAGAGCAAGTGTCCCCGTGAAAACACCGTTTTTTGGCTCCGACCGCGAAAAATCATGCAAACCCTTGCATAATCATAGACAGGATGTTATAATAATAGCCATCAAGTTATGTTTTTGAGGTGTGCCATGCGGGCGCATATTCTGGAAGTGCACGGCTCTCAGAGCGTGGAGCTATTTAAGGCACTGGCTTCCGAAACGAGGGTGCGGATACTGGAGTTGCTCGCGCAGGGCGACATGAACATCAACGAGCTCGCTCAAGCGCTGAATACCTCTCAGCCCACCATTACCAAACATACCCAGCTGCTGGAACAAATCGGGCTGATTAAGACGGAGTACAAGCCGGGCGTACAGGGCATGCAGAAGCGTTGTCGTCTGGCATATGACCGTTTTATTGTCTCCTTCGAACCGACCAATCCCCCGGAAGACCGCGTGGAAGAGATTGAGATGCCTGTCGGCTTGTACACCCTGGTAAACCCAACCCCAACCTGCGGTCTGGCAAATCGTGAGCGGATTATCGGCTTTCTGGACGACCCGCAATCCTTTTTTGACCCCGAGCGTGCCACCGCGCAGCTGTTGTGGATGGCGGAAGGGTTTGTGGAGTACGTTTTCCCCTGCACGCTGGGAACCGGTGTGGAGATACGACGCCTCGAGCTACTGATAGAGGTCTGCTCCGAAGCGCCCAACTACGATAACGACTATCCCTCCGACATCACTGTGTGGATTAACGGGGTGGAGGTGGGAACGTGGACATCACCGGGCGACTTCGGAGGCAGGCGAGGCAGGCTAAACCCACCCTGGTGGAACGACTATATGACGCAGTACGGCATGTTGAAAATCTGGTCTGTCGATGCAGAGGGCAGCTACGTGGACGGTACGCCTGTCTCGGAAACCACCATTGCCGACCTGATGCTGGCGCCGCACCACCCCATCATCGTACGTATCGGGGTGAAGCCCGACGCCGAACATATCGGAGGCTTTAACCTGTTCGGGCGGGGCTTCGGTAACTACGAGCAGGACCTGGTGTTGCGCCTGCATTATGTGACCAGGAGACAGGGTAGCCGCCCGGAAGCGGTAGCGACGCGGGAAGGAGGTGAGAACAGGTGAGTTCATCTGGCTTGAAGCGAGAAATACCCGGCTGGGTAGGGGTGGTGGTCATTGTGGTGATACTGGCGATACTGGCCATAGCTGGCTATCGCTACTTCACCGCCAGCGGGGGACGTAAGCCCGGCGAATACCCGCCAGAGGCATATCGTCCGCCGGGGTATGTACAACCCTCACAGACGCCCGGTGCCGCAGCCGGCGGAGGGCGGTAACGGTCGCACGGAGATATGGCACCAATGCGCGACCACTGCTGGTCGCGTCGACTAACACCATAAGAACCAAAGGAGGTTACCTGAAATGTCCAAGCGCAAAGCGTTTACGCTGATCGAGTTGCTCGTCGTTATCGCCATCATCGCGATACTGGCGGCGATCCTGTTCCCGGTGTTTGCCCAGGCTCGCGAGAAGGCACGAGCAGCATCCTGTCTGTCCAACATGAAGCAGCTGGGACTGGCTCTGCAGATGTTCGCCCAGGACCATGACGAGTATCTGCCCAAGGCGTGGTTCAACGACGAGCCCGACACCTCGTGCCCACAGTGCTGGGGCTACAAAGACCCGATGTGGGGCTGGGACTACGTGCTTCTGCCCTACGTCAAGAACAAGCAGATTTACCAGTGCCCATCGGATAGCGAGAGCTGGCCTCGCGGGCTGTGGAACGACACATGGAGCAACCTGCCCGACAAGCCCGATGCGGACAACATCCCCGGCTCGTATCGTATCAACATCAGCGACTACCCAAACGGACCTTGGAACGCGCTGAAGCTGGCGGCACTGGAGAAGCCCGCAGAAGCTATCCAGATTGTGGAAAGCGTGCCGGGCATCAACAACGCGCAGTGGCACCAGGTGGCTACCTGGGAGGCTGACGAAGGCTATGTGTGCATCGACTTCACCGCCAACGTCGCCTACGGGCGCCACAACAAGACCACCGGTAACACCATTTCGCAGCGCAACCAAGGCGGTTCCAACTACGTGTTCGCCGATGGACACGCCAAGTACATGACCTGGGGGCAGACCTGGCGACGCATCGGCGACGATGTGCAGAAAGGCGGTCAAACGGTTACGCCCACCATGTGGCGACAGAACTTCAGCGGATGGAACGACCGCTGCAACTACCAGGAAGGGCAGAACCGCTAAGGCACTACCTGGAGGGCGAGGCTCCTGCTGAACCGTTAGCCCCCCCTGTCGTCCCCCCGCAAACAGGGGGACAATGGGCGATCCTCCCCGTGTGCGGGGAGGGCTAGGGGTGAGGGTGAATCGGCTCGCCGGCAGGCTCGCCCTCCATGTTGAACCATACTACCTGCGGAGGTGACGATGGCAACCTACACCAACCCGGTCTATGCACGCGACTTCCCCGACCCACATGTGCTCTTCTACCGGGGCAAGTTCTACGCCTACGCCACACACTCGTCCGGTCACGACTTTCAGGTGATGGAATCGCCCGACCTGGTGCACTGGACACACAAAGGTAGCGCGTTTCGTCCCCCCCTGGTCGCGCGAACACCTGTGGGCGCCGGAGGTGATAGCGTACCGTGGGCAGCTGTATATGACCTATTCTGCCCGTAATCCACAGACAGGCAAGCACGATATCGGCATCGCCACCTCCACCAACCCGCTGGGACCGTTTACCCATCAGGCGATACTGGTGCGTGGAGACGATAACCGCGTGGGCGTGATTGATGCTACCATCTTCTTCGACAGGGATCGCACCCCTTATCTCATCTATTCCGAGGAGGATCCGCGAGCCATCGTGATGCGCCGCATGAGCGCCGACCTGCTGAGCGCGAGCGCGGAGAAAACAGTGCTGCTGCGTCCTGACCAAGACTGGGAGAAAGGCATTGTGGAAGCGCCCACCATGCTCTATCGCAACCGCACCTATTACCTGTTCTACTCCGGCGGATGGTTCCAGAGCTACAAACGGGATGCCTGCTATGCGGTAGCGTATGCCACCGCCGCCTCACTGAAGGGACCCTACACCAAAGCCGAGCGCATCCTGCAAACCGTGCCGGGCAAGGTGTACAGTCCGGGGCACCAGTGTATCGTGAGCCTGCCGTCGGGCGAAATGTGGATGCTCTATCACGCCTGGGACGACCAGAATGAGCCGTTATATGGTTCCAACCCGCTAGGGCGCACGCTGCGGCTGGACAGGTTGCTGTGGAAGGGCGGCAAACCGTATGTCGACGGCCCCAGCACCGAACCCAAACCAGTGCCGAGAATATGGTGACTGGTGTGACCCTATTAGTACCGAGCAGTTCCGTGTGCCTGTCATTCTGAGCACAAGCGAAGAATCTCAGAGATGCTCCAGTTCAGCATGACACAATAGACTGTACTATAA encodes:
- a CDS encoding phosphatase encodes the protein MARIAPFHGVRYTLAELRQCVAPPYDVITPPELFTLRQFPYNITHLTLPDSYEEAAKLWREWQQQGVLRAEPSPVMYLLEQQFSHPATGRPHRRLALVCLMALEEYDSGVVLPHENTQARAKEDRLQLLRATEANLEPIYGLVEGGLFPVLEDLAHVAPIVAEVEYTDGLHRLYRIEEASALEHLTALVAPSRVWIADGHHRYETCLQYRRERRAAEANPEQLQPYDWLMIALTSFEDPGVVILPTHRAVLQASEETLNQLPDYLAQWFEIHPCAAPEAVHCLHKSASRKGFAVVMQADKAFTAWLKEDAVPETLVSGERSLTFRHLDVTLLQALVLEPLFGITQHHLERAEGIRYTRDESEAIQWVSRGEAAVAFLLKPPTVQEVREVALAGEKMPPKSTYFYPKLLSGLVMRGW
- a CDS encoding thioredoxin; amino-acid sequence: MNATHVTTDQFDAEVLQSSVPVLVDFWAVWCGPCKAIAPHVDAISQEYAGRAKVVKVNVDEEPELALRYGIQSIPTLLFFKDGKVQDMIVGVVPKQTIVQKLEALL
- the celI gene encoding transcriptional regulator, coding for MRAHILEVHGSQSVELFKALASETRVRILELLAQGDMNINELAQALNTSQPTITKHTQLLEQIGLIKTEYKPGVQGMQKRCRLAYDRFIVSFEPTNPPEDRVEEIEMPVGLYTLVNPTPTCGLANRERIIGFLDDPQSFFDPERATAQLLWMAEGFVEYVFPCTLGTGVEIRRLELLIEVCSEAPNYDNDYPSDITVWINGVEVGTWTSPGDFGGRRGRLNPPWWNDYMTQYGMLKIWSVDAEGSYVDGTPVSETTIADLMLAPHHPIIVRIGVKPDAEHIGGFNLFGRGFGNYEQDLVLRLHYVTRRQGSRPEAVATREGGENR